GCTTCGGGAGCTGCTCGCGGTAGGTGGCCATGGCTTCGTCGATGTCGGCGGCCTTGTCCCTTTCCTGTTCGAGGTCGAAAAGGTTGAGCTGCACCTCGCGCACCCGGTCGTTTATATCCTCCTGCTCGCTTTCGAGCTTCTCGGCACTGGGCAGGGTGCGCCGCTCACGGTGCAGCATGGCCCCGACGGATAGGGAGTGCCCGGCGATCGCCAGGCGCTGCTCGACCTTGTTGAGCTGGGCCTGAGTCTGCTCGGTGAGTTCATTATAGTAGGCCAGTTGGTCGTTCTGCTTGCCGATTTGCTCGGTCAACTGCTTACGCGCGGTGATCCAGCTCTGGTTCTGCTGGGCAATCTGCCGCAGGACAGGGTCCTGCATGGCAGCCTGGCGCATGGCCTGCCGTGCCTCTTCCTCCTGCTTGTTGAGGGCAGCCTTGCGTAAGCTTTCGACCTGATCGTTGAGGGCGTCGATGCGGGCGGTCAGAGCGGCCTGCTGAGCCTCGGCGAGTTCGCGTTGCGCATTCCGGTAGGTGCGCCGCAGGTCTGAGGTGGCCGTCTGCCGCTCCAGTAGCGAGAGCTGTGCCTGAAGCTGCTGGATCCGGGCCTGCCGGGCGGCCTTCTCGGCAGGGCTGCCGCTCTGGTTTTTCTTTAACTCACTGAGGCGGGCCCGCAGCTCGTTGACCTGACCGGAGGCTGCGAGCTTTTCCTCCGGGAACTTGCTGATCCGCGCCCGAAGGTCCTGCAGTTGCGCATTGATGGCATCCTGCTGGTTCCTGAGCTGAGTGAGGAGGGTTTCGGCGTCGGAAAGCGCAGTCGGCGGTGGGCTGTCAGGCGTCTGTTTGACGAGGGTGGCTTGCTCCTTGAGCGTCTGCGTGTCGGCTTGCGCGGAGCTGACAACTTTCTCCAGGGCTGCCAGGTCGGACTTGTACTGCTGCGCCTCCTGGAGCGAGCTTTTGGCGTCCTGGATGGCCTTGTAGTCGCTGCTGGCGGGTTGATCCTCCTTCGGGGCGGGGTAGCGCTCCTCAAGCCCGCTCAGGATATCGACGGTGATCTCGCTGGTGATGGTCTGGCCGGACTGGGCCGGGGCATTGGGCTGCGCGGTGGCGTTGTCCTGGGCCAGCAATAAAACCGGCAGGAAAAACAACAAACTGAAAACCTCGAGCCGGGCGCGTCGGGAGAGGTAACCGAAAAGGGCCGCGCACCATGACAATGCGAAGTCCGGTGATGCGGATTTCATGCCCGCAGTCTCTGCCACAGGTGTCTTTGCGTCAAGCTCCGGCTCACACTGTGACCGGGCATTAGCCTTTGTCCGTCAAAGACATGCCGCTATTAAAAGTGGCAGGCCCGCAGGGATTCGAACCCCGACAAACAGAACCAGAATCTGTCGTGCTACCGTTACACCACGGGCCTAAGTCGAAGCAAAAGGAGAGCATGCTTACTCGTCAAGGCGTATAATTTCAAAAAGTTGAAAAGAATTCACACAGACGGCATTATTAGTCGGATTATTTAGCCCTAATCCCTGGTGTGATGCGGGATACCGGCCCTCAGGCGGTATTGGCGCGGTGTCGTGCCGTAAGTCTCGCGAAAGAGCTTATAGAAGTGCCCGAGGTTATCGAAACCGCACTCAGCGGCGATATCGACGATCTGCTGGGCCGTTGTTTCAAGCTGCATGGAGGCCCATTTGAGGCGGGCGCGGTTGACGAGTTGGCTCGGAGTCGTCCCCAGATAGCGCCGACAGTCCCGGCAGACATGCTCATGGCTGCGACCGGCCAGCCGCACAAGCTCGGGCACACCCCCGGCGAAGCGCGGCCAGGACTGGATGCCGCGCTCGGCCCGGATGAGCCACTCCGGGGCAGGGGAGCGTTGTTTCCGGTGGCTGAGTTGGTTGGCAAGCACGGCGAGCACCCCCATCAGGAACGCGGTTGCATTGGTCTCGCTCCAGCGCCCGGCCGCCAGATCGAGCCCCATCTGCCGGACGCGTTCCCGGTCCTCAGGGCCGATCTGGAATTCGCGGTCTTCGATTCTTTCGCGGTCAAAGAAACGTGGTTTCCCGGGCCAGAAGTTATCCCTGACCCGGTGCCAGATATCGGGCCGAAAGGCGAAGTTGATCAGGCTGAGTTTACCGTCCGCATCCGCCGCTGAGAAATCGTGCCAGTCATCGTCTCGGATCAAAGCAAAGTAGCCTGTTTCCATCCGTCTTTCATGCCCTTTGTATAAGTGTATGCCCTCGCCGCTTTCGATCCAGAAAAACTCAAAAAAGTCCTGTTTGTGGGGGTTGTTAAGGGGTCTTTGCGAGTAGGTCCATGCTTCGTATGTACAGGGATACCGTTTCGGCCAACTCTGGCATGATAAAAAACGCATCAAATAATCGTAATAAATAGTCAGGGCATCGCAAGATATTGATCGCTGAAAAATGGTAGAGTCAAAGCATTGTTATGTTCCCTAAAACCCAACTCCCCCAACTGATCCCCAATCGCCTCGGTAACTGCCTGGACCGGCTCAAAAGTGCCATCTGGCAAGACGAATGCCTCGTGTCTGTGGCAGCCTCCGAGCCATCCCCAACCCAGCTCCCGCTCGCCGAGGGAAAACAGCTCCAACTCACACCGGTCGAGCCCTGCTCATCCTGGGGGAAACTTTTTGACCAGCGTTGGTGCAGAGTCACGCTCAACAAGCCCGCTGATGCCAACACCTGGCTGCACTGGATCGATCAGGGTGAGGCCACTCTCTACGTCGATGACGAGCCGTACTATGGCTTCAATGTCGCGCACCGTTACTGCCGCCTGCCCGAGGGTGTAAAGGTGCTCTGGGTGCAGTCGAGCTGCATCCAGAGCGCGATCTGGCACCCGGAGGCCAAGCCCATGAAGGCGGGCAGTTTGTTTGAAAAGGCCTTTATCGCTCGCCGTGACGATGAGGCCTGGGGAGCCTACCATGATTTGAAGTGCCTCTTTGACCTGGCTCTCGACCAGCGCCGCCGGGAAAACCCGCAGGCACCCGAGGGGCTGGTTGGGATCGGCTTTCAGCCGCTGCTTGAGCGTCACACCCCGGTGCTGCGCCTGATGTTTCGGGGCATGGCAGAGGCTGTGGATGCGCACGACCGCGAGGGCCCCGCCGCGTTACGCTGTGTATTGGCCGGCCTCTACAAGCAACTGCGGGATGACAAGGTCTTCTCCCGCTGTGTCCTGACGGGCCACGCGCATATCGACCTGGTCTGGATCTGGCCCGAGCGCATGGGCGAGCTGAAAGCCGTCAACACCTTCGCCACCGCTAACCGGCTCATGCAGGAGTACCCCGAGTACAAATTTGCCTACAGCCAGCCCGCCAGCTATGAGGCTGTCGCCCGTCGCGAGCCGAGTCTCTACGCGCAGGTGCTGCAGCGTATCCGCGAGGGTCAGTGGCAGGCAACGGGCGCCATGTATGTGGAATCCGATACAAACCTCGCCTGTGGCGAGGCGCTCGCGCGCAGCTTCCTGCTCGGGCAGCAGGGCTTCTCGGCCATCAATGGAAATCGCTCTCGCCTGACCTGGCTGCCCGATGTCTTCGGCTACTCGGCCTGTCTGCCGCAGATCATGGCGCAAACTGGCGTGGACTACTTTTTCACCACCAAGCTGAAATGGAACGCCGTCAACCGCTTCCCCTACAGCAGTTTCGTCTGGCGCGGCAACGATGGCTCCGAAGTCCTAGCCCACGTCACGCCGGAGGCTGGCTATAACGGCGATGTCAGTGTCGGCGGTGTCGTCGGCCCCATGCTGACCCATCAGCAGGCGGATGTGCATCAGGAGTACCTCCTGCCCACCGGCTACGGTGACGGCGGTGGCGGCCCCACCGACGAGATGATGGAGCGTGCCCGCCGGTTGGGAAATCTTCCCGGCATGCCTGCTATGGAGTGGGACCATCCAGAGTCGTTTTTCGAGCGCATGGAGTCCGTCAAATCAGAGCTGCCCGTCCATCAGGGCGAGTGCTATCTGGAGTATCATCGCGGTACCTACACGACCCACGGAAACCTCAAGGCTGCCTTTCGCGGGCTCGAGCGTGCCCTCCAGCTGGCCGAGGCCGTGTCTGCCGCCACCGGCCAGCGCTGGGATCTGGAGCACGCCTGGAAGCGACTCGTCTTCGCGCAGTTCCACGACTACATCCCCGGCAGCTCTGTTTGGGACGTCTACCTGGAGGGGGTGCCCGAACTCGAAGCGCTCGCTGAGGATCAACGGGCCAAGGCGGCGGATGCGCTCAACGTTGAGGATGGCGAGCTCTGTGTGTTTAACCCGCACGCCATCACGGTTAAAAAGTGGATCAAACCGACCGCTAAAAAGAAGCCCGTCTATGTGACGCTACCTCCGCTCAGTGGATCGTGTATCGATAATGTCATGACAGCCGAGCCCGAGTCTGTACACGTTAAGGGAAAGACCGTCTCCAACGGACTGGCTTCATTTCGCGTCAACGCCTCCGGCTGGATTGACCGGCTGGAGTGGGAGGGTGTGGCCGTGCCCCTGAGCGGCCCGCTCGGGCAGCTCACGCTTCACCCAGACCGAGCCGCCCGTTATGATGCCTGGGACATCGACCGCCATGTCCTGGCTCTCGGTGAAGTCTGCAAGGCCAAGCCCACGCTCGAACCTTTCGCGGACGGTCCCCAGCGGGCCGGTGTACGTGTAAGCCGCCCCGTGGGTGATAAAAGCACCGCCACGGTGAGCTTCATCCTTGAGGCAGGAAGCCCGCTCCTCCACATCGAGGTCGAGCTCGACTGGCAGGAGCCGGAGCACTTGCTCAAGTTGCATTTCCCGACCGAGTATGCCGCCGCTCAGGCACGCTTTGGCATCCCCTACGGCAGTGTGTTGCGGGCCCAGCAGCCCGGCTCGATGGGCGCTGAGGCCATGTGGGAGGTTCCCTTTAGCCGGTATCTCGCGGTCTTCGACGAAGGCGAGCGCGAGGGGCTCTTTGTCGTCAGCGAGTCAACGTACGGGGTCAGCGTGCGCTCGGGTAGCGTCGGCGTCAGCCTGGTGCGTAGCCCCCGTGTCAACGGTTTTGACCCCGAGCATGCTTCCCCCTGGCCGCATCATCTGAGCCGGCTGGAGGTGCCTGGTCCATATAGCGATATCGGTCGCCATGCCATTCACTTGGCCATCGGTCGCTATGACAGCACGCTCCCACGCGAACGCCAGCCCGCCAGTCTGGCCGACACGCTTTACACGCCTCCGGTTGTGTACACGGGGAAGGAAATCTCCCCAGTGATCAAAGCGCTGGAGGGCGGAGACTCACTCGTGCCGTGTTGGGTGAAACCAGTGGAAAACAGTGGCTGGATACTGCGCCTGCATGAGGTCGGCGGACGCCGCGGCGAGTTAAACGTCCGCCTCGCCGACGGTTGGAAGCTCGAGCGCACAACGATCGAGGAGGGCGCCTTCAGCTCCTGCGGCGATACCCTACGCTTCAAGCCGTATGAGGTTGTTAGCCTCTGTGTGGTGCGCGAGTAGAGTTGCATTTCGCGCTTGAAAGTACGCCTCAGCGGGGCGATATTTATCCTCTTGTTCTTTGAGAAACGCCCACGGGTGCATGGCGAGCGAACCGCTCGGCCTTGTGTGTCCCGTCCCGCATTTCTCAATTTTCAGGCCCCTGTCACAGACACGCCTGAGACTCTGATTGTGGGGGTGTTCCGGATTCGACCCGGAGCCGTAGGGCCTGGCTGCATGCCGGAGATGATGGTTGGCTCCGTATCAAATCCATCAAAATCATATATGGCGAACATGAATACGCCATGGCTGCCTAATTAGCGCAGTCACGCAGAAGGGCTGATACCTGTTAAGCCTGGAAGCGATCATCTAGCAGGCATAGTCCGCTCCGGGCGTCCGGGAGAGGGCCGTACTCCAACAGGACTCTCGCCTCGTGAAAGCGCGCTTTATCGCGTTCTCGAGGTTAAACTAAACATAAAGCTAAGCATGTAGACGCCTTGTCTGAAACCTCCGGACACGCGGGTTCGACTCCCGCCACCTCCACCAATTTTTCCTATCTTGCTATGTATCAACGCATAGCCTTGTGATAGAGCGATTTATCCTCGATTTGATACAACAAGTTGATACAAATCGAAAGGATGGATCAAGTGCCTAGGAGACCCAATGGCCTCAGGAAACGAGGCAACACTTGGGAGTATCGAAGGGTTATTCCGAGTGACGTGCGTGATTCTATTGGCAAGAGCGAGATCATCCGTTCCCTAAAGACTTCAGACTATCAGAAAGCTTCGCGCAGGTACCAAGTCTACGAGATTGAAGCCAATAACCTGATTGATAGCGCACGGCGTAAGAAAAAGCAGCAAAGCCAGTCTGAACAAAGCCCTATTCCTTCGCTGTCGACTGAGGAAATCCAGTGTATGGTGCTGCAATGGTTCCACGAGCTAGAACGAGCATCCGAGAAAGAAAGAGATGAATACATAGACGAGGACTCTGAGATTCAGGGGAATATCATTGATGGCCTACAGGCAGACATCGCTGCACTGTCTGATGAAATAGGCCCAAGGAGTAGAGACAAGTACCACTCAGACATTGGGCAAGAGGAAACCGATAAGCTGCTTGAGCAAAATAATGTATTCCTCTCCCGAGACTCGGACACGTATATGCTTCTTAAAAAACAGGTTGTGCGTGGGTTGATTGAAAATTATGAACGTACGATACGGAGCCTTGGTCATCGAGGATTTCATCCTTTGTATGAGTATTTTCGAAATGTAGACGAAGTAACTCCTCCCCCGGAAAGTGTCAGAAATCATAAGCCCAAGAGTAAGGTGACGGTTCTGGCCCTTCTCGAACGCTATATGCAGGAAAAAGAAACCTCACCGCGAACTCGTTTGCAGTATGAGTCACATGCAGAACGATTTGCCGAATATATAGGACAAGACAAGTCCGTTGCTGAAATCACACGAGACGATTTCGTGAAGTACCGCGATCTACTGAAGCAGGTTCCCTCCAATGCCGCTAAGCATTTCCCCGGCTCGACCTATCAGCAGATCGTCCAAACAAAGAAAGCCAAGGAGCTGTCTAAGCTACATCCGCGTACAATCAACAAGAACTTTGAGACCCTTTCCATGCTTTTTAGACATGCCTGTGAATGGGGATGGGTAGTTCGGAACAACGCCCAGAAGTTACAGCTATCATTGGACTCTACTAAAATTACGCAGAATGGGAATTCATTTTCTACCGATCAGCTTACCACCATCTTTTCAGCGCCCCTCTATACTGGCTGCATAGATGATGAGAGGAATTATTCGAGGGTAGGCCCGAGAGTTGTCAAACGAGCCCGATATTGGATTCCCCTAATATCGCTTTATTCGGGGATGCGACTGAACGAGATATGCCAGCTCTACCTAGATGATTTAAAGGAATTGGATGGTATTCACTACATCATGATTCGAAAAACCAATGATGACGGATTGCCTCTTGCGGATAAACGATTGAAGAGTAAGGCAGCTATACGTGAGGTTCCCGTGCATCCCGAATTGCTGGAGCTTGGATTCATCGATTATGTGCAAGAACAGGCAAAGAAAAAGAGCACGCGCTTGTTTCCGGAACTAAGGTACAAGAATAACGGTTACTCCGATGATTTTCAGAAGTGGTTCAATCGCTTTTTGAGGTCAGTAGGGGTAAAGAAGAAAGCACGGGAGATCTGCTTTCATTCCTTCCGCCATACATTCAGGGATGCCTTGCGTGAGGCTGAAGTATTTTCCGAGCATTACAAAAGGATCTGTGGATGGACGGAATCTGACAGCACGGCCAGCGAATATGGTAGGGGTGTTGCTATTGCCACTCTTTACCGACAAATTTCAAAGGCGCAGTATCCGGCCCTCGACCTCAGCCACTTAAAACGGTGATGGTTATTGCAACCCGTTTCAAATTTTAGCTCTGGTACCCCTCTTTCAGGTCGGGGAGGGAGTCTTTAGTTTCCCCTAATGGCGGGAACAAGCTTTCGATGGGTACTTTCAGGATATGGGCGATGATGTGCAATTCGTAATCCTGCACAGACCTTACCTGATGCTCTATCTTGGATATGCCGGTTTTTTCCAGTCCGTCTAGACCAGCAATTTGCAGTTTGGCGGCAAAGGCTTCCTGAGTCAGTCCGCGAGCGGAACGAGCCGATGCTATCTGTTTGCCTACTACATTGCGAAAACGCCGACGTTTTGGTTGTTGCCCCACGGCGCAAAATAATAGCAGGTTTAATCACTCTGATGTTGCCCCGTGGATCAACTGTATGATAATGTTATTTTTTACCGAAAACTAACCATAACTAAACGCTTAGCCATCATGCACAGTTGTCCTGAATGCGGTCAAAACCTTCCGAATGTCGGTAAGAAATGCCCTCACTGCGATCATCGGTTCACGGATGAGGAGAAAGCAGCCTTCAAGGCCAAGCAAAAAGAATATGCTTTTGGCTGTCTGGGGCTTGTCATCCTCATGATTATCATCGGAGCAATCGCTAGCTGCATGGGAGATGATGACGGTAAAGACCTTTCTTTGGGGCATAAGCTTGCCATACTCAACTCCAATGAGCGGGTAAGTAAGGATGATGCGACGGTTAGGCGATTTGCCTATCTACTCGATGAAATTGCTGAAAAGACTGGGTACGATAAGCAGCGTATTGCCGATGTAACATATGGCGGCGTTGAGATGCTGAAAAAGAAATATGGGATAGAGGTTGGTTTGCTCAACTTCATGGAAGAAGCCAACACTGCCTTGGGCGAAGGCAATGAAATGAATATCCGATATGAAGATGTTGTTACCGGCATGATTATCACTATTTCGTCAGAGGCTGGACAATGACATATCCCGATTGGGAAGGTATGTGCCCAAACCGCTGAAACATGCCCTGTGTGAGCGAGTACTGGAGCTTTCTCAATTTCAACGAATCTGACAAAATCTTACAGTGCTGTGGTAAAAAAGGAAAAGCAGTCTGATCGTATTTTTCTCCTTAACGCACAAACCAACCTTTACCTGTTAAATGCGTTCTGAGTGTTCGTGTATGGAAAGCATTTTTTCGCCAATACGAGTTATTCAAGATAGACGTTGTTGTCCATTTTGCATAAGATGTTGCCGGTAGGCAGCACTGATGAGCGGCAAGTACATACCGATAACGAAAAAGGGCTACAGCCTCTTCGAGGTTTCGTCAGCTTTGCAAAAATCCATTCGGCGTGGGCTAGAGCGGGACGCCCTCTACTGGGGCTGGGAACTGGAGCTTTCCAACTACGGCAAATACTTCTGGAAGCGGATGGTGATCATCGCGGTCGAGGACATCGGGCCTGCTACGCAGGACGCGCACTTGCATGTGCTCAACTACCAGAAGGCTTACGAGGATTTGAAGAAACGAAAGGCCCACGAAACCTCGTTGATGATCGCCGCCGCTGTCGTCTACCTGTGCCGATGTCCGAAGAGCCGACTCTACGATTGGGTGAAGTGCTGGATGATCGACACGCACGATCACCGAAATCTCAAGGTGCCTGACTACGCCTTGGATGTGCACACACGGCGGGGGAAGCAAATGGGCCGGACGGTCGATGACTTTTTTGAAACGGGTTGCATCATCGAGCCGCACAAGGTCGCGCAGGGCGAGACGGAATACAGGGAGACCATGCGCGAGTTCTACTGCGAAACCTCACCCGGAGCGCGTGCGGCCAAGGAGTCTTGCAAGGTGCTGCCTGATGAGCACCCGGATCGACTGGGGAAATTCAAGAAGCCGCTTTCGGATAAGCAGCAGATCGAGTTGTTCGAAGATTTATGAACTACATCGCCTACTACAGAGTCTCGACGGCGCGGCAGGGAGTGAGCGGACTCGGACTTGAGGCACAGCAGGAGGCAGTAGCCCGCTACTTGAGCACAGCGGGCGGCGTTGCGCTTGATTCCTTCGTCGAGGTCGAATCCGGCAAGAAAAAGAACCGTGTTGAGTTGGGGCGAGCTATTGCCGCCTGCAAAAAGCACAAGGCGATCCTGATTATCGCCAAACTCGACCGCTTGGCCCGCAATGTTCACTTCATCTCCGGCCTGATGGAGGGCGGGGTGGAGTTTGTTGCAGTCGATAATCCGCACGCAAACCGCCTTATGCTGCACATGCTGGCTGCTTTTGCCGAGCATGAGCGGGAGCAGATCAGCAAACGCACCAAGGAAGCCCTCGCCGCCGCCAAGGCTCGGGGCGTTCGGCTTGGCAGGAACGGAACAAAGCTGGCTTCTGAGAATAGGCGTAGAGCAAGCGACTTCGCCAAGGCTATACTTCCATCCATTCAGGAAATAAAAGGCCGGGGAATTGATTCTCTAAGCTCTATCGCAAGGGAATTAAACGACATGGGCATCCATACCCGCGAGGGTGGGCAGTGGCACCCCATGAGCGTCTCCAGAGTCCTGCGT
This genomic interval from Ruficoccus sp. ZRK36 contains the following:
- a CDS encoding glycoside hydrolase family 38 C-terminal domain-containing protein, coding for MFPKTQLPQLIPNRLGNCLDRLKSAIWQDECLVSVAASEPSPTQLPLAEGKQLQLTPVEPCSSWGKLFDQRWCRVTLNKPADANTWLHWIDQGEATLYVDDEPYYGFNVAHRYCRLPEGVKVLWVQSSCIQSAIWHPEAKPMKAGSLFEKAFIARRDDEAWGAYHDLKCLFDLALDQRRRENPQAPEGLVGIGFQPLLERHTPVLRLMFRGMAEAVDAHDREGPAALRCVLAGLYKQLRDDKVFSRCVLTGHAHIDLVWIWPERMGELKAVNTFATANRLMQEYPEYKFAYSQPASYEAVARREPSLYAQVLQRIREGQWQATGAMYVESDTNLACGEALARSFLLGQQGFSAINGNRSRLTWLPDVFGYSACLPQIMAQTGVDYFFTTKLKWNAVNRFPYSSFVWRGNDGSEVLAHVTPEAGYNGDVSVGGVVGPMLTHQQADVHQEYLLPTGYGDGGGGPTDEMMERARRLGNLPGMPAMEWDHPESFFERMESVKSELPVHQGECYLEYHRGTYTTHGNLKAAFRGLERALQLAEAVSAATGQRWDLEHAWKRLVFAQFHDYIPGSSVWDVYLEGVPELEALAEDQRAKAADALNVEDGELCVFNPHAITVKKWIKPTAKKKPVYVTLPPLSGSCIDNVMTAEPESVHVKGKTVSNGLASFRVNASGWIDRLEWEGVAVPLSGPLGQLTLHPDRAARYDAWDIDRHVLALGEVCKAKPTLEPFADGPQRAGVRVSRPVGDKSTATVSFILEAGSPLLHIEVELDWQEPEHLLKLHFPTEYAAAQARFGIPYGSVLRAQQPGSMGAEAMWEVPFSRYLAVFDEGEREGLFVVSESTYGVSVRSGSVGVSLVRSPRVNGFDPEHASPWPHHLSRLEVPGPYSDIGRHAIHLAIGRYDSTLPRERQPASLADTLYTPPVVYTGKEISPVIKALEGGDSLVPCWVKPVENSGWILRLHEVGGRRGELNVRLADGWKLERTTIEEGAFSSCGDTLRFKPYEVVSLCVVRE
- a CDS encoding site-specific integrase, producing MRDSIGKSEIIRSLKTSDYQKASRRYQVYEIEANNLIDSARRKKKQQSQSEQSPIPSLSTEEIQCMVLQWFHELERASEKERDEYIDEDSEIQGNIIDGLQADIAALSDEIGPRSRDKYHSDIGQEETDKLLEQNNVFLSRDSDTYMLLKKQVVRGLIENYERTIRSLGHRGFHPLYEYFRNVDEVTPPPESVRNHKPKSKVTVLALLERYMQEKETSPRTRLQYESHAERFAEYIGQDKSVAEITRDDFVKYRDLLKQVPSNAAKHFPGSTYQQIVQTKKAKELSKLHPRTINKNFETLSMLFRHACEWGWVVRNNAQKLQLSLDSTKITQNGNSFSTDQLTTIFSAPLYTGCIDDERNYSRVGPRVVKRARYWIPLISLYSGMRLNEICQLYLDDLKELDGIHYIMIRKTNDDGLPLADKRLKSKAAIREVPVHPELLELGFIDYVQEQAKKKSTRLFPELRYKNNGYSDDFQKWFNRFLRSVGVKKKAREICFHSFRHTFRDALREAEVFSEHYKRICGWTESDSTASEYGRGVAIATLYRQISKAQYPALDLSHLKR
- a CDS encoding AraC family transcriptional regulator; this translates as MRFLSCQSWPKRYPCTYEAWTYSQRPLNNPHKQDFFEFFWIESGEGIHLYKGHERRMETGYFALIRDDDWHDFSAADADGKLSLINFAFRPDIWHRVRDNFWPGKPRFFDRERIEDREFQIGPEDRERVRQMGLDLAAGRWSETNATAFLMGVLAVLANQLSHRKQRSPAPEWLIRAERGIQSWPRFAGGVPELVRLAGRSHEHVCRDCRRYLGTTPSQLVNRARLKWASMQLETTAQQIVDIAAECGFDNLGHFYKLFRETYGTTPRQYRLRAGIPHHTRD
- a CDS encoding recombinase family protein, with amino-acid sequence MNYIAYYRVSTARQGVSGLGLEAQQEAVARYLSTAGGVALDSFVEVESGKKKNRVELGRAIAACKKHKAILIIAKLDRLARNVHFISGLMEGGVEFVAVDNPHANRLMLHMLAAFAEHEREQISKRTKEALAAAKARGVRLGRNGTKLASENRRRASDFAKAILPSIQEIKGRGIDSLSSIARELNDMGIHTREGGQWHPMSVSRVLRHA
- a CDS encoding helix-turn-helix transcriptional regulator translates to MGQQPKRRRFRNVVGKQIASARSARGLTQEAFAAKLQIAGLDGLEKTGISKIEHQVRSVQDYELHIIAHILKVPIESLFPPLGETKDSLPDLKEGYQS